A window of the Gossypium hirsutum isolate 1008001.06 chromosome A05, Gossypium_hirsutum_v2.1, whole genome shotgun sequence genome harbors these coding sequences:
- the LOC107957441 gene encoding protein BTR1 isoform X2 — translation MESTESSYMSSPEAARKRSPPPPKSPTSENAEKPTYVRFLVSNAAAGSVIGKGGLTITEFQSKSGARIQLSRNHEFFPGTSDRIIMVSGAIDDILKAVELILAKLLDELNIKDNDDVEPRTKVRLIVSNSSCGSIIGKGGATIKSFIEGSQAGIKISPQDNNFYGLNDRLVTVTGTLDEQLRAIDLILSKLCEDSYYSQAMHAPFSYAATYNSMSYAPNGAGVKFPNHKEDHSNSITIGVSDEHIGLVLGRGGRNIMEISQVSGARIKISDRGDFMSGTNDRKVTIMGSQRAIHQAESMILQKVANASERVMD, via the exons atggagTCGACGGAGTCGTCTTATATGTCATCACCAGAGGCTGCGAGGAAGAGATCTCCGCCGCCACCTAAATCGCCGACTTCTG AGAATGCAGAGAAGCCTACATATGTCAGGTTTCTTGTCTCCAATGCTGCGGCTGGTTCAGTAATTGGAAAGGGTGGTTTAACAATTACCGAATTTCAGTCAAAATCAGGAGCTCGAATCCAGTTGTCACGCAATCATGAATTTTTCCCGGGAACATCAGACAGGATCATTATGGTCTCTGGAGCAATTGATGATATACTCAAAGCTGTGGAACTTATCCTTGCAAAATTATTGGATGAG CTTAATATcaaagataatgatgatgttgaaccTAGAACAAAAGTGAGGCTAATTGTTTCCAATAGCTCTTGTGGCAGCATAATTGGGAAAGGAGGGGCTACCATAAA GTCATTTATTGAAGGCTCCCAAGCTGGCATTAAGATATCTCCACAGGATAATAATTTTTATGGCTTGAATGATAGGCTAGTAACAGTTACTGGCACTCTAGATGAGCAGTTGCGAGCAATTGATTTGATTCTTTCCAAGCTTTGTGAAGACTCTTATTACTCACAAGCTATGCATGCCCCATTTTCATATGCAG CGACTTACAATTCAATGAGCTATGCACCAAATGGGGCTGGAGTGAAGTTTCCGAATCACAAG GAGGATCATAGCAACTCTATCACGATTGGTGTTTCTGATGAGCATATAGGACTGGTTCTTGGTCGTGGTGGAAGGAATATCATGGAAATCAGTCAG GTAAGCGGTGCCAGGATAAAAATATCGGATAGGGGTGATTTCATGTCTGGAACAAATGACAG GAAAGTCACAATCATGGGATCACAGAGAGCAATTCATCAAGCAGAGTCCATGATACTGCAGAAGGTAGCAAACGCCAGTGAGAGGGTGATGGATTAG
- the LOC107957441 gene encoding protein BTR1 isoform X1, protein MESTESSYMSSPEAARKRSPPPPKSPTSENAEKPTYVRFLVSNAAAGSVIGKGGLTITEFQSKSGARIQLSRNHEFFPGTSDRIIMVSGAIDDILKAVELILAKLLDELNIKDNDDVEPRTKVRLIVSNSSCGSIIGKGGATIKSFIEGSQAGIKISPQDNNFYGLNDRLVTVTGTLDEQLRAIDLILSKLCEDSYYSQAMHAPFSYAGIFFSGFHGIPYAYMLPSVATATYNSMSYAPNGAGVKFPNHKEDHSNSITIGVSDEHIGLVLGRGGRNIMEISQVSGARIKISDRGDFMSGTNDRKVTIMGSQRAIHQAESMILQKVANASERVMD, encoded by the exons atggagTCGACGGAGTCGTCTTATATGTCATCACCAGAGGCTGCGAGGAAGAGATCTCCGCCGCCACCTAAATCGCCGACTTCTG AGAATGCAGAGAAGCCTACATATGTCAGGTTTCTTGTCTCCAATGCTGCGGCTGGTTCAGTAATTGGAAAGGGTGGTTTAACAATTACCGAATTTCAGTCAAAATCAGGAGCTCGAATCCAGTTGTCACGCAATCATGAATTTTTCCCGGGAACATCAGACAGGATCATTATGGTCTCTGGAGCAATTGATGATATACTCAAAGCTGTGGAACTTATCCTTGCAAAATTATTGGATGAG CTTAATATcaaagataatgatgatgttgaaccTAGAACAAAAGTGAGGCTAATTGTTTCCAATAGCTCTTGTGGCAGCATAATTGGGAAAGGAGGGGCTACCATAAA GTCATTTATTGAAGGCTCCCAAGCTGGCATTAAGATATCTCCACAGGATAATAATTTTTATGGCTTGAATGATAGGCTAGTAACAGTTACTGGCACTCTAGATGAGCAGTTGCGAGCAATTGATTTGATTCTTTCCAAGCTTTGTGAAGACTCTTATTACTCACAAGCTATGCATGCCCCATTTTCATATGCAG GTATTTTCTTCTCTGGTTTTCATGGTATTCCATATGCATATATGCTTCCTTCTGTTGCTACAGCGACTTACAATTCAATGAGCTATGCACCAAATGGGGCTGGAGTGAAGTTTCCGAATCACAAG GAGGATCATAGCAACTCTATCACGATTGGTGTTTCTGATGAGCATATAGGACTGGTTCTTGGTCGTGGTGGAAGGAATATCATGGAAATCAGTCAG GTAAGCGGTGCCAGGATAAAAATATCGGATAGGGGTGATTTCATGTCTGGAACAAATGACAG GAAAGTCACAATCATGGGATCACAGAGAGCAATTCATCAAGCAGAGTCCATGATACTGCAGAAGGTAGCAAACGCCAGTGAGAGGGTGATGGATTAG
- the LOC107957442 gene encoding putative glycine-rich cell wall structural protein 1, which yields MGSSKVIGAAFLVLLLVDLAFAARSFRSVGKGGGGGGGGGSGGGGGGANGLGSGSGYGSGYGSGRGSGYGSGGYGRGGGGGGGEGGGGGGGSSSGQGYGSGYGSGYGSGYGNGVGGGGGGGRGGGGGGGGNGGGHGSGCGYGSGSGYGSGGGRGRGGGGGGGGGGGGEGGGGGDNGYGHGSGYGSGSGYGSGYGSGGGDDDYSP from the coding sequence ATGGGCAGCTCTAAGGTTATTGGTGCTGCGTTTTTGGTTTTATTACTAGTGGACTTGGCCTTTGCTGCTAGGTCATTTAGGAGTGTAGGAAAAGGAggtggtggtggaggaggaggaggaagtggtggaggtggaggtggtgcTAATGGTTTGGGGTCAGGTTCTGGATATGGTTCAGGGTATGGTTCTGGAAGGGGTTCCGGATACGGTTCAGGAGGTTATGGTAGaggaggaggtggtggtggtggtgaaggAGGAGGAGGTGGAGGTGGCTCTAGTTCAGGCCAAGGGTATGGGTCTGGATATGGGTCCGGATACGGGTCTGGGTATGGGAATGGTGTAGGAGGTGGTGGAGGCGGAGGTAGAGGAGGAGGTGGCGGAGGTGGAGGTAATGGAGGTGGACATGGCTCAGGTTGTGGATACGGAAGCGGATCTGGATACGGAAGTGGTGGCGGTAGAGGTagaggtggaggtggaggtggaggtggtggtggtggaggagaAGGTGGTGGCGGCGGTGACAATGGTTATGGACATGGTTCAGGGTATGGAAGTGGGTCTGGTTATGGTTCAGGATACGGTAGTGGTGGGGGAGATGATGATTATTCACCATAA